In Oryza glaberrima chromosome 8, OglaRS2, whole genome shotgun sequence, the following are encoded in one genomic region:
- the LOC127781132 gene encoding protein OXIDATIVE STRESS 3 LIKE 4-like, producing the protein MSTAVARGGMMPAGHGFGKGKAAAVEEEEDEVNGFFVEEEEEEAAVSDASSIGAASSDSSSIGENSSSEKEGEEEGEEVESKAKEVAVEVEGGGLGFHGLGTLESLEDALPIKRGLSNFYAGKSKSFTSLAEAAAKAAAKEIAKPENPFNKRRRVLAAWSRRRASCSSLATTYLPPLLAPDHAVVEEEDEEDDSDAEQCSGSGGGNRRREPTFPPPRLSLHAQKSSLTPRSSNPASSFRSPRSFSLSDLQNAGSYN; encoded by the exons ATGTccacggcggtggcgcgcggcgggatGATGCCGGCGGGGCACGGGTTCGGgaaggggaaggcggcggcggtggaggaggaggaggatgaggtgaACGGGTTCttcgtggaggaggaggaggaggaggcggcggtgtcggATGCGTCGTCGATCGGGGCGGCGTCGTCGGACAGCTCGTCGATCGGGGAGAACTCGTcatcggagaaggagggggaggaggagggggaggaggtggagagcaaggcgaaggaggtggcggtggaggtggagggaggggggctCGGGTTCCATGGATTGGGGACTCTCGAATCCCTGGAGGACGCCCTTCCCATCAA gAGGGGACTCTCCAACTTCTACGCTGGCAAGTCCAAGTCGTTCACGAGCctggccgaggcggcggcgaaggcggcggcgaaggagatcGCCAAGCCGGAGAACCCGTTCaacaagcgccgccgcgtcctcgccgcgtggtcgcggcggcgcgcgtccTGCAGCTCGCTGGCCACCACCTACCTGCCCCCTCTCCTCGCCCCCGACCAcgccgtcgtcgaggaggaggacgaggaggacgacTCCGACGCCGAGCagtgcagcggcagcggcggcggcaaccgccgGCGCGAGCCGACGTTCCCGCCGCCGAGGCTGAGCCTGCACGCGCAGAAGAGCAGCTTGACGCCGaggagctcgaatccggcgtcGTCGTTTAGATCTCCTAGGTCATTCTCACTATCCGATCTCCAAAATGCAGGCTCCTATAACtag